From the Helicoverpa armigera isolate CAAS_96S chromosome 16, ASM3070526v1, whole genome shotgun sequence genome, one window contains:
- the LOC110379567 gene encoding chymotrypsin-2, with the protein MAGLLVGDVITMIVCGGAIVLPNLILTAAHCIDGFEVPGGLMQTFHAVVGSNNWRSGGYAVKFKSYHIHPDWDPINIKNDIGFLILKKKLEMTDRVQLVTLNFDWIGGGEASYVTGWGVATNSGIIPFNLQLLEVSTLSPKSCLKAVRVATATIWAEAPHVDPDIEICSLHSVGKGLCTGDSGSPLISRRTGSQIGIASWAFKCARGVPDMHVRISAYKHYIQETMKKYK; encoded by the exons ATGGCGGGTCTGTTGGTAGGAGATGTGATCACAATGATTGTCTGTGGAGGGGCTATTGTGCTGCCAAACTTGATCCTTACTGCAGCACATTGTATTGACGGGTTTGAAGTTCCAGGGGGATTGATGCA AACATTCCATGCAGTTGTAGGATCCAATAACTGGAGATCCGGTGGATATGCAGTAAAGTTCAAGAGTTACCACATCCACCCAGACTGGGATCCTATCAACATTAAGAACGACATAGGTTTCCTGATCCTCAAGAAGAAGCTGGAGATGACTGACAGAGTTCAGCTGGTAACCCTGAACTTCGACTGGATTGGAGGGGGTGAAGCTAGTTATGTGACAGGATGGGGTGTCGCTACG AACTCGGGTATCATTCCATTCAACCTGCAACTCCTCGAAGTGAGCACTCTGTCTCCCAAGTCCTGTCTCAAGGCGGTTCGTGTGGCCACCGCCACTATATGGGCCGAAGCGCCCCATGTGGACCCTGACATAGAGATCTGTTCCCTACACTCAGTTGGGAAGGGATTGTGTACT GGTGACTCTGGCAGTCCCTTAATATCAAGGAGAACGGGCTCCCAAATCGGCATAGCATCGTGGGCATTCAAATGCGCTCGTGGAGTTCCAGATATGCACGTTAGAATCAGTGCTTACAAACACTACATTCAAGaaactatgaaaaaatataaatag